DNA from Musa acuminata AAA Group cultivar baxijiao chromosome BXJ1-5, Cavendish_Baxijiao_AAA, whole genome shotgun sequence:
taatatgtaattagtcctgaGACAACGACTGTTGCAGTCTGAATAACGGATGTCAGTTAGAAACTACACTGTCCCTAACAAGACGAGATCCTCCTTTTGTGGTGGATTCCTTTGCTCCCCTGTGGAAGACGAGAACAGTGTTCCTGCCATTTGCTCACTCAGGTTCAAATGTTCTGCTTCACACCGAACAAATATAGCAACAAGAAGTACACGACAAGTCACTCACAACACGAGACAATTATACGAGTCACACTCAACGCACACTTCAGAACAAACAGACaaaacataaaaagaaaataaaaaagagaaaattgtaCACCACGAAACACGGTCTAACGGTAGCTGCTGGCACGCCTAGTCAGAGCGTGCCACGAGCGAGAGGACTGACGAGGGAGACTTATAGGTTGTAGATGATTAGGAAGCAGGGGAGCACCGCCCCGGGATCGAATACCACGAGCTCCCCGTTCCCCAAGCTCACCGACTCGGCCTCCGCCTCGTGGTCCGACTCGCTCCTGACCCGGCCCGCGATGACGCGGCACACCAGCATCGACTTCCGCCCGGCCCCGCCGCCTCCGCTCGCGTGAGCGCCGCCGCTGCCCGCGAAGGTCCGGACCCCCTCCACCTTCATCCCCGCCGACCACACTACGCTGCGCGCCACCCCGGCGTCGTAGACCAAGCCCCCGGCACCCCCGCACTGGAACCGCATCATCTCGTTCCCGTCGGCAGCGCTGCGCGCGTCGTTGGAGCGGGCGGCCCGGGCGCGGACCGTCGCCCGGTGCTCCTCGAACCGCGCCACTGTCCGGGCCGGGTTGTGGACCCGGAACAGCATCTCGATCTCCGCTGCGAcggcgccgcctccgcctccctcGGAGGAGGACCAGGTCGAGCTGAAGATGATCTCCACCACCCGCCGCGAGGAGTGGCCCATCGGCAGCTCCACCAGAGTCCGGAAGGGATCCGCATGGACGGGTCCTACGAGCCCATCCGACATCGACGCCGACGCCGGCGAAGCGCACGGGCGTGCTGGCCTTGGTATGTGCCTGGACTTTGGCCTCGTTCTTTGCCGGGGCCTCTTGGGGACGGAGGAGGTGGTGGATCGGAAGGACGGGTGTTTAAGTAAAAGGAAGACGACGTTCTCCACGGCGTGATAGGTATTACCGCAGACGACGGAAGAGAGCAGCGGCTTCTTAGTAGACGAAGAAGATGATGCTGACGGCGCCAGTGGGTACACGTCTTCCACCGCTTTAGACTTGCAGTGCAGGGACTTCAGCCACCCCGTCGCCATTTGACGGCGACAGTTACGGCTATGACGGCCAAAAATGACGGCGATCGaaatctcagagagagagagagagagagcgaaagagagagagagagaggagtgttaTTAGTCGGTGTTTGGGAGGTGGTAGGAGGTGGTGTTGCTGTTTGTCATGCGGTTGGTGGTTGTGTCCTTAGCTTTATCTTTTCCAGGAAAAGCTTTGACGACATGACAGAAAGGTCTCTTTCTCATCTGACTGGTCATCATCTGATCTGAGTGATGATAAATTGATGCCCTTCACATCCGCATTGATCAGCTCCAAGATTTCCATTAAATTTATGTGGACTTATCGTGGGTAGAAGGTTGAAGCAGCATCAAATGGTTGTTGGCTTGAGATTGATACATGGAATGATGCTGAATCCGATGCCTTCCATTAGGTCTGCAACAAATGCACCGGCATGTGCACGGTGCAGTTAAAAGGTGACCGGAAACCAAGCTCTCGCCCTGTCCCTACCTCACTGGAATCATGATGGTCGTCAGTTCTGCCGAAGTGAAATCTAAGGCAACACAACAATGCACTTGACTTCTACAGAATATGTTGAGAAATGTAGTCCATTATTTGCTTTGTCCATTGCCAAATCCTTTGTATAAATTTAAAGGAAATAGATTTGAATGTTCAGAGAAATAGAAGAAATATTGAAGTTCATCTGTTGATCATATAATATAGAACAGCGAATAACATGTTGGTAGAACAGAGCAGAAGAGTAATTTTGTTGATTCAACTAAGTTTGATCTGAGTTTGTCACAAAACAAGTAGCTGCTGGTAGTCTCCATTTGCAGTCACCCATCGAGCCCTTGTCAACCCCACCCACCTCATTCCTGTGCAATCGTAGTGCTGTTTACATTACGTAGGTGACGCATCACAGTACCCAAACAGTATCCCCACCACACGAAAGGGCAACAGCTATCGCTGCGGAGGAGCATCGAGAAACGGGGGACGAAGCGACCGCGGTGCAGCGGCCTCTGATGGTGGTGGGTTCGTCGTCGAGGTTGTGGAGAAGGAGGGTTTGGAGACGCGCTCGCAGGAAGGGCACATGGTGAGCGTGGTGGGCGGTGTCATCTGCATGTAGAGCTGGGGCGACAGCTTCAGCGCTCTCAGCTCCTGGACTTCCTTCTGCAGCCGTCGGTTCTCCTCCGTGAGGTTCTCGCAGCACCTCTTGAGGAACTCGCAGTCCATCTCCGTCTGCTTCAGCTTTGTCCTGTACCAGGTCAAACCCGTCAATGTTGTTCAGTGTCGTCCTGAAGCGTCCCTGCCATTGCACGATGAGCGTACCTTGCCCTTCTGTTTTGGAACCAGACTTCCACCTGCCTTGGCCGCAGGTTGAGCTGCTTGGCCAACGCCAGCTTTTGCTTCTGCTCACCAAAGAGACATCAGGGTCATTCATGGAACATACGCCGCTACTGCTCTGTTAAGGGCCAGGGAGAGAGAAGCGTACAGGGCTGAGGGTGGTGTGCTCCTTGAAGCTTTCCTCGAGGACTGCCGACTGGTCCTTGGAGAGGCGGAGCTTCTTTCGGgagccgtcgccgtcgccttcctCCTCGTCGCTGGCCCCCTGGGAGCAGGATGGCTCAGCATCGTGCTCTGCTTCGCGCTCCGCTGGTCGCTTGCCTCCCACACTGGAGACGCCGCTGTTGGGAGACGACGCATCCGCCTCCTCGCTGTCCGGCCTCCCTGCTGCAGCCCCCGCAGGTGGCGGCTGGTTCACGTCGATCGTTCTCAACCCACGTCGCGCCTCTCCTGCTCCGCCACGTTCTGCAGTGTTCAGCATACATCACGTTGTCGTTCCTCGGACCTGCCAACCAAACAATGAGCAGTATGGTGGAAACAGTACCTGAACGGGCGAGGAGGAGACGGCTCCATTGCTGACAAGAAGACGGCAGCGACcgcgaaggggaagaagaagaagaaggcacaaGGCCGAGACGATCAAAGCGATTCGCGGAAGAGCTCAAGCTGAGGCTTAGCGCCAGATCCTCCTTCTCCAACAACATCCTTGACCACCTGATCCCTCCTTAGGTTCCTCTCGTCTTCTCTCCCTCGTCTTTGTTTGCTTCCTTCACTTCGACCCTCTTTCTCCGACTTCCTTTCAGATGACTGGAACAGATGGAAATGGAGAACAAAGAGAAGGTTGGATAAAAGCAGTGGCCTCTTCTCTTGTCTTCTCCGGAGTATGGAACGGGTATTAAATAGCAGTCTGTGCCTTACCTCCCTAATCATCGCAATCATTAACGCTACTACCAAATCCTCCTGTTCTTCATGTTCACAATTTGCTTTTGCTCCCCAAAAGCTGGTTTCGACGCTGCTTCCGTTCGACATTTCCACGCGCCACTGAGTTCCGGAAACCAGGGGCTCTTCTCCGGTTGACCATTGACCGTTtcattcttcctcctccctccataCATCTGCTCCCTGGCATGCACCGGTACGTACTGATAACTCAAGTACGTAGATAATATTTACTAGTGCAGGCAAAGTGTTTGTGTGGTGTCAGGATGAGCTCTGAAGACTCTCATGATGGAACACACTCTCCAAGTCTGCGTCTTATCATGCCCTTTTAGCTTCGCAATCATCAGAGTCTGTGGATGAGACGGGAACAGCAAAACCCCACACCACTCGGTGCCCCGTTCATCTCTCCAACATTGCACCAGCACAATCATACCAATCATCATCGATCATGATCGAGTCCTACCACAAACCTTGGCAGCGACATGATTACAAATCAAAGCCATCATATTTAGTCATCGCAAGCTTTCCCGTTCGACCTCAGaacgggggtggggtggggtccaGCGGAGCAGCCAATGATGGGCCTGGGCACGTGGTGGGGGAAGGGACGCGGCAGGAGTGCGGGGGTTCCGGGCCGACCCGGTTCGGCCGTGCGTGCGTTGTGGTCGGCCCACCCCGCGACACCGGCTCAGCCGCAATCATTTCGGCTCGTCTTCTAATTGGGTGTTTTCCTTCACATCCCACTTTTTCCCAATAATAAAACCCAAGATAATAAAAATGAATCCAATTTTTGGAGCAAGTGAGATTTAATTCCGGAAATGTGTTGGGCGTCGACATGATGATTCATTGTGCCTCCCACGATCGATTTCTACCTCTGCCACTTGTCTTGTATCTTTTCTATTTTCTCCACCATCAGAATGGAAGAGGGAAAGATGATGACGAAATCGAACGGCTGAGGGGAATTGGCTTCATGCGCATGCGTCTCTCACGTGACCCCGTTCCTCAAAAGAATCTTTGATGGCACAATCGAAATTACGCCAAATATTAGGGGGTGGTTTCTGAGAGAGGATCTTACGACGTCCATGACACGTGTTTTTCACGTGACGGGTAAAGTCGACATTTGCAACTGCATAGTAATTATTTTGGGCTTTAAATGGGCCAATATTGAGCCCAAAAAAATCATGTGAGCAAACAAAATTAGAAATAATTTCTGCAAAATTCATATATGCTTCAGCACTGACATGCTTCATCTAATTTGCTGATCTCCCTAAAGGGGAGAAAAATAATGGTGGGTGTTACGGAAAGTAACTCATTTTTGCCCTTATCAGTGGGAATAGACCATATTCTTGTACAAGGAAGATTTAGGAGGGATGAAAGCTAATAATGCTTTTACCTTGCTACTTATAACTCACGATGAAGAACATGAGTAATCCTCGAAGACTTGTGTTTCTCCCTACGCTCTCTCTTTTGGATATGCAGAAGCAACATTTGCAGGGAAAGAATGCAGCATAAAACATGGCAGTATCTTCATGACAAGGATCGATGAGAAGTACAAGGGTGTTTACTTCGACATTGTTGTGTAAAATGGAGGAAAGCGGTGTACTGAGCATCAAACTATTCTTCTCACAACGTCAAGAACACTCTTTGCCACTTCACATGGAGCAAAGCGAAGCAGACTGGCGGAGACGTGTGTTCCTACCTGACGTGCTTGGAAGTTGCAGGCGGCATTACAGTGTGGAAGTCGCAGAGTGAAGCCTCGCCAAGCGGCTCCAGAAGGCCGGCGGCCTAGACCGTGAACGCGCGACGCACTGATGAATCTGTGTAATCCTTGCAACCAGCAGCACTAATCGTCTGCACGGCGCGAGAACGAGGGTGAGGGGAACGATCCAGATTCCCAGTTCCAGTATCAGCATCGTGAGGTGCTCTTCTCTTTGCTGGTTACTCGGCccctgcaagcaagcaagcaatctCGATGATGCTTGCAAGTCTTAAATAGCTGGCAGACCTCATGTTCTTGTTCCAATCATCTCTTTTTTGATCACTGTCAAAAGGTTTTGCCGTGGGACTACCTTGTTCACAGGGTGCTTTCAAGTGGGGTTCTTCCGGTACATGGCTGCCAATGCCCTTTGGGTCGTGGGATTCACCAAGTAACATGATGATGCACTTTGCTTGGCGTGTTAGCAAGGCGATAAGATTGCGGACACTCAACAGCGGTGCAGCTATTATTGCTGGCTATTCGGTTATCTGCCTTCAATCATGCTTCATCAGACCCACAACTATGAGAGCAGAGAGTGATTGGAACAAGAACAAGAAGCCATGTGCAGCTGTTGAGACAGAATCTTGTTGTGCCATGGAATGGTCTTTGAATGATCGATACTAAgcaaaaatagaagaaaagatttgtacgaggaaatctctctactatttattttgttaagaaaaatcctttattttgttgagaaaaattctctcATAATCCCTATAAATAAGATTGGGATATGTATTCGAGCTAAAACTTCttatcttcaataattcttcttgtcttctattctttccattaTAGTATCAGAgtcacttgcctagagcaagtTCTCTTCTCGCTGTAGACTCATTTGTTGCTTCTCATCTCCGACGGCAAAAGAAAAAGCTTTGTACTTGACGTCTCTAGTGCTACGCTCActagcactgccccaccttttcTCCTTTGCTGTAGTCTTTTTTCTCTGTTGTAACTTCCTTCTCTGTTGTACTTTTATTACAGCTTTCTTTTCTACTGTAGCTTATTCCTCTACTATAGTATTGCTATAGCTTTttcaagatttccccaactatacgaGAAAATTTCTCTACTGTTGATttactctgttgaggaaaatcgaaAATCCTCTTctaatccctataaataggaaaggaatgtgttaatgtatttaagttaaagcttcttatcttcaataaagcttcttaaatAATTCTTCTTGTCTTCTATTCTTTCAGTTATATATTTCTCATTAGGTCATATAAGAGAATTTAGGATCACAATTTTCTTGATGAAGTGTTGGAGGTCAAGATTTTGGATGGCTCCTTGGATACCTATTTGAAAGGAAGGTTTTCTGCTCCAAGCTTTCTTCTTCTCCATTGCTTTGACAGATAAGATATCCAGAACCTGGCAAAGTGCTGCAGCCGTATTCTGCTTTTCCTATTACACGAGTCTGAAACTTCGCTCATGACAGAGACATCAACATAAATGAAAGAATTTTCCATTATTAGATGGCATCTAACTATGTGAATCTAGATAATCCAACGAATAAGTCACCCTGGAGCTACAAGAGCTACAAACAGTAACCATGGGGAATCTGTGACCCCAAACCTTCTTGCAGAGAGAGTTTTTGCCAGTGTTTTTGAGCATCCTTCACTACAAGGATTCCGGGTGACAAAAAGCTTAAGAAAGATCTGATAAAGCAGCTACTTCTTCCTACAATTGTTCTTCCTTCATTTGAGATCCAAcaatctcctcttcctcctaaGATTGAAGGAAAATTTTGCTCCATGGAGTAGTTGCCTTGGTGTGTTCTTGAGTGCTGGACTCTTAACTAGTATGGAAGAGAACTACAGGTATTCTTCTTTCCAAAATTACTTGATTCCAAGAAAAAGATCTACATCAAAACCATTCATGGCCATACATCTCTCACAGCATACACAGAACTCTTCCACATACACACAACACGAGATACTCACCTCACAAAAGATATCCCCACCTGACAGGGATGATGAGGCTTTCCGTTCTTGAGCGCTGCAGCCCTAGATTATCAAGGCCACCGAGTTAAGCCTCTCCATGCGACTCCAAATGGCCGGCGACGCCGCTCGCGGGCGCATCATGGACTCGCCAACACGTTGAAGCTCTGCAACCAGATGAACGAGTCGCCTGCACGGCGCAAAAATGAGGGTGAGGGGGATGACCCAGATGCCCAGTTCCAGTATCAACATCGCACCACAGCCTCCTTTCTTCTTCACCTGCAGCCTGCAAACATGCTCTGTCATGTAAATATTGCTTATAAGAATTCTATGAACCCAACGAGATTTGAATTATTTGCTCCGATCATTTCCTCTCGTAGAAATATTTATACACATCCAAAAAAGCGTCTCATTCTTTCACCAACTTATGGGCCACTCCAACACTGCTATTCATCATCCAAAGTCGATCTACCGTATGAAAAGCATCTAAATTTGATCAGCAATGAGCAAGGAAAGAATCCAACTTAACTGTAACTCGAGCTTCTTCAGAACAATAGATGATACTGACAAGGTCGACCTGTTGTGAGATGCCTTTGTCATTTTTGCAGACAAAGGGAGTTCACATCCATCTGCAGGAACTTGGCAATCTGACACTGATGGCTTGCCCTGTTGCTGTGCCTCCACAGGCGTGTGAACTTGACTTGATGTGGCAGATTCAGATCGTCCGTCATGGCAGATGCCTGACATCTGTAGATGAGTAATGATTTGGTGGTAGTTGAAGACGGGAAAACGTACCCAGTGCTGTGATTGAGACCCGATGCTACAGTCTTTTCTTTCGCCATCCTGCATCAGCCAAGTCTAATCTTATCCATTGCTGGCATCTTTTTCTGTGAACATCCTTTTTGCATAAACCTTGCGTCCATTGACTCATATAATTGCTTGGTATGCTTTAATCCACACTAAGCTAACAGATATTTATAGTGTTCATTGGATTAATATCggctgcttctctctctctctctctctctctctctctctctcgatcacgACAGAGGGGAGACGCAGTACATGAGTGGGTGTGTTTCATACTGGAAAGAGCACAACAACAAGGTTGAAGATGATGTGAGATATACAATATTGATATCATAAAACATCATTGTAATTATATCAAATGCTTTGTACTAATACATTAGCttgcataaaaaatattattataataaaatataataacatcATATAAAAAAcaatgaaataaaataatatagtattgttataataaatatataattggtAGTACAAAAATCAAGTATTagttattaatattaaaattggaCTAATAATAAACATATTGATAGACCAGACAAGACATGTTATATTAATCCTAATGGGTGA
Protein-coding regions in this window:
- the LOC135674973 gene encoding uncharacterized protein LOC135674973: MATGWLKSLHCKSKAVEDVYPLAPSASSSSSTKKPLLSSVVCGNTYHAVENVVFLLLKHPSFRSTTSSVPKRPRQRTRPKSRHIPRPARPCASPASASMSDGLVGPVHADPFRTLVELPMGHSSRRVVEIIFSSTWSSSEGGGGGAVAAEIEMLFRVHNPARTVARFEEHRATVRARAARSNDARSAADGNEMMRFQCGGAGGLVYDAGVARSVVWSAGMKVEGVRTFAGSGGAHASGGGGAGRKSMLVCRVIAGRVRSESDHEAEAESVSLGNGELVVFDPGAVLPCFLIIYNL